In candidate division WOR-3 bacterium, the genomic window AGAAGGTGCTAAAGAATATCTTTCAGCATTCGCCAATCTAAGTTTATCAAGAGCATTCACCATATATTGATATTGAGCAAGAGGATGTGTCTTTATAGAAAAAATTGCGTTTGGATTCTCTGAAAGAATTCTTTTTACCTCATCAACTAAGCGATCCTGAGTTATAGGTTCACCATTAAGCCTCATTTCTCCTTTTTCTTCTACATAAATTCGCTGAATATTCTCAGGCTTTACCTTGACTTCTTGCTCTTTTTCTGGAAGCATAATTTGTAAACCAACTTCATTGGCAAATACTGTTGTAACCATAAAAAATATAAGCAAAAGAAAAGCTATATCAGCCATTGAAGCTGTCGGGATTTCAGGTGTATTTGCCTTCTTCTTAAAAATTTTCATTTATGCCTCCAACAAGAAATCCATTAAAGAAGCAGAAGCCTCCTCCATAGAATTTGTATATGCGTTTATCTTTTGAGTAAAGAAGGCGTGAGCCATTGAAAAAGGAATAGCTAAAGATAAACCCGCTGCAGTGGTAATAAGAGCTTCTGAAATACCAGAAGCTACAAGAGTTGCTTCTACTGTTCCAGCAAGAGCTATTGCATCAAAAGCATTAATCATTCCGGAAACAGTGCCCAAAAAACCTATCATCGGGGTAATATTTGTAAGAGCAGCAAGAATTAACATTCCTCTGTCTAGAAAAGCCAATTCTCTCGTTGCATATCTTGTGATTACTTCTTCAAGAACTTCCTTTTCTTTAGTCTTTTTAGCTAACTCTTTATATTTCTCTATTGTGGGGCCAAAAATACGTGCAGCAGGGGAAGGATTCTGTCGACAAAACTCAACCGCGGTTGACGCTCCATCTTTCTTAAAAATATCAATAAGCTCTTCTA contains:
- a CDS encoding biopolymer transporter ExbD codes for the protein MKIFKKKANTPEIPTASMADIAFLLLIFFMVTTVFANEVGLQIMLPEKEQEVKVKPENIQRIYVEEKGEMRLNGEPITQDRLVDEVKRILSENPNAIFSIKTHPLAQYQYMVNALDKLRLANAERYSLAPSSEE
- a CDS encoding MotA/TolQ/ExbB proton channel family protein, with protein sequence MQAAIDFFVRGRWAMWPLLFCAIIGVAYIIERLITFARLRVDPQDLVEELIDIFKKDGASTAVEFCRQNPSPAARIFGPTIEKYKELAKKTKEKEVLEEVITRYATRELAFLDRGMLILAALTNITPMIGFLGTVSGMINAFDAIALAGTVEATLVASGISEALITTAAGLSLAIPFSMAHAFFTQKINAYTNSMEEASASLMDFLLEA